A single window of Nitrospira sp. CR1.1 DNA harbors:
- a CDS encoding NTP transferase domain-containing protein: MIDDVSGILIAGGRSRRMGQDKRFMRVGGESVFERTLSLLRVTFAENIVVLAEPIEMLDVQGCRVAYDLVPNTGSLGGLYTGLMSASRPRVFAVACDMPFLDPEVIRFMLSHDETADVIVARLAGRFQPMQAVYSKRCAPFLQAMAQRKELKIQRLFQRKELRMTILTENDFLAFGPGFRSFQNINTPNDLALVQSPRSARP, from the coding sequence ATGATAGACGATGTCTCAGGTATCCTGATCGCCGGCGGTAGGAGCCGACGAATGGGGCAGGATAAACGTTTCATGCGGGTTGGGGGCGAAAGTGTGTTCGAAAGAACGTTGTCGCTGTTGCGTGTTACCTTTGCGGAGAACATTGTTGTTCTTGCTGAGCCTATCGAAATGCTTGATGTGCAAGGCTGCCGTGTGGCCTATGACCTGGTCCCCAACACGGGTAGTTTGGGAGGGCTATATACAGGTTTGATGAGCGCATCACGACCGAGGGTATTTGCTGTAGCGTGCGACATGCCATTTTTGGATCCAGAAGTCATCCGCTTCATGCTGTCCCATGATGAGACAGCTGACGTGATAGTGGCTAGATTGGCAGGGAGGTTTCAGCCAATGCAGGCGGTGTATTCGAAGCGCTGTGCCCCGTTTCTTCAAGCGATGGCCCAGCGAAAGGAACTCAAGATTCAGAGATTGTTTCAGCGGAAAGAACTGCGTATGACGATATTGACTGAAAATGATTTCCTGGCATTCGGCCCAGGGTTCCGCTCGTTCCAGAATATCAATACTCCGAACGACTTGGCTTTGGTCCAGTCGCCACGTTCTGCTCGTCCGTGA
- a CDS encoding c-type cytochrome, giving the protein MSKLRMNVKASPIIGAALGALLLSASAVGIGQAADLPEGFAKGDLAPAPPADMIEAGKRVYFTKCVWCHGVDGAGDGPGADRLWPRPRNFNQGTFKIRHTASGELPLFNYNEKTPDSGKNDLFDTVTHGLPGSAMPPWEGILTEEQRIQVLSFVTTQLVKDRKFTDKQSESQTILQLGTIKPAEATEDSIKKGAQLIVDKKCIECHGVEGRGDGNAFNLKDDWGFSIQPANWHKCWNFRGSRQDPYNVRNIFRTFSTGVNGTPMPSFADSTSVEERWNIANFVNSLCERDEEGKPLGIDPLTDKPKINFVVPSAPVEGEISSDPENEMWKKQGRRYVAMGGQITHKPRNFVNRIDDIWVKSLYNEKSVVYLIQWDDRTKSIAEGKLPWAPTQVNVESFGVKEQAPKTGEEGSIAAAQNNYAVYNDAIGFQFPIKWQEIPAPFKPRYLWGDAKFNADILKWEADGSLRSFKGTGWDQDFEERDDFEEKVKLLKSEWKNGQWTVMISRPLKGDKDDYDEYTRFDIGKYIPMVFFAWDGHNGDAGRKMAVSAFYYTILQPPIPQEVYIYPAVIAVGVVFLEGWMLTRRANKKKGKVL; this is encoded by the coding sequence ATGAGCAAACTTCGTATGAACGTAAAAGCATCCCCGATCATCGGGGCTGCCCTTGGTGCGCTTCTCCTTTCCGCAAGTGCGGTTGGGATCGGCCAAGCGGCAGATCTTCCTGAGGGTTTTGCAAAAGGGGATTTGGCCCCGGCTCCGCCGGCAGATATGATTGAAGCCGGAAAGCGCGTGTATTTCACGAAGTGCGTGTGGTGTCACGGCGTTGATGGGGCCGGTGACGGCCCAGGTGCCGATCGACTTTGGCCGCGTCCGAGAAACTTTAATCAGGGGACATTCAAAATTCGCCATACGGCGAGTGGAGAATTGCCTCTCTTCAATTACAATGAAAAGACCCCTGATTCCGGTAAGAACGACTTGTTCGATACCGTTACTCACGGTCTCCCAGGCTCTGCAATGCCACCATGGGAAGGTATCTTAACCGAAGAGCAGCGGATTCAAGTGCTGTCGTTTGTGACGACGCAACTAGTGAAAGACCGCAAATTTACGGACAAGCAGTCTGAGAGTCAGACCATTCTTCAGCTCGGCACGATCAAACCCGCCGAGGCTACAGAAGATAGCATCAAGAAGGGCGCGCAGTTGATCGTGGATAAGAAGTGTATTGAATGTCATGGCGTCGAAGGGCGCGGAGACGGCAATGCCTTTAATCTAAAGGATGACTGGGGGTTTTCTATTCAGCCAGCCAATTGGCACAAATGCTGGAACTTCCGTGGAAGTCGTCAGGATCCGTACAACGTCCGGAATATTTTCCGTACGTTCTCAACCGGTGTCAATGGAACGCCGATGCCGTCATTTGCGGATAGCACGTCAGTAGAAGAGCGTTGGAATATTGCGAATTTCGTGAACTCTTTGTGCGAACGCGATGAGGAAGGGAAGCCTCTCGGCATCGATCCTTTGACTGACAAGCCAAAAATCAATTTCGTGGTTCCATCAGCTCCCGTCGAAGGGGAAATTTCGAGCGATCCTGAGAACGAAATGTGGAAGAAGCAGGGTCGTCGGTATGTTGCCATGGGTGGTCAAATCACTCATAAGCCACGTAACTTCGTGAATCGTATCGACGATATTTGGGTCAAGTCGCTCTATAACGAAAAGAGCGTCGTGTACTTGATCCAATGGGATGACCGGACGAAGAGCATTGCAGAAGGCAAGCTTCCTTGGGCTCCGACCCAGGTGAACGTCGAAAGCTTCGGCGTGAAGGAGCAAGCACCAAAGACGGGTGAAGAAGGGTCCATCGCTGCGGCTCAGAACAATTATGCCGTCTATAACGATGCCATTGGCTTCCAGTTCCCGATCAAGTGGCAGGAAATCCCTGCTCCATTTAAACCACGATATTTGTGGGGAGATGCGAAGTTCAACGCCGACATTCTGAAGTGGGAGGCGGACGGCTCGTTGCGTTCCTTCAAGGGTACTGGATGGGATCAGGATTTTGAAGAGCGTGATGACTTCGAAGAGAAGGTTAAGTTGTTAAAGTCAGAGTGGAAAAACGGACAGTGGACTGTCATGATCTCCCGCCCACTCAAGGGCGACAAGGATGATTATGATGAGTACACCCGGTTTGATATCGGTAAATACATTCCTATGGTGTTTTTCGCCTGGGATGGACATAACGGTGATGCAGGACGCAAGATGGCCGTATCGGCCTTCTATTACACGATCCTTCAACCTCCGATTCCACAGGAAGTGTACATTTACCCGGCCGTTATTGCAGTTGGCGTGGTGTTCCTTGAGGGTTGGATGTTGACCCGCCGTGCCAACAAGAAAAAAGGCAAGGTCCTTTAA
- a CDS encoding cytochrome c produces the protein MKALMSVGALIGVLGLLMLIGMIFGVVPSNTVRLVEGYMPMQVLSELAVFVAGFAGLSYLLNSMGIAFPRFWQGVLFWVFVQTYLKFRIYPPIPFSVRAMYGTVSFVAVFMWVSANEEDWKKFRQPILNVLDANTGFHKALRTMYLILLPLLIGGFSFLTMKPSVDEPIELRTVHPAPPASTKVHGKTYTLQTSQNPYRVNLEGKYDQAYSNKLIVEQGMGRLMAPNANPWDEKAEGYLKYVREGGEIFFQNCHFCHGDNLNGRGLHAFAFNPIPANFTDPGTIAQLQETFIFWRVAKGGIGLPNEGFPWASVMPPWEQHLTTDEIWKVILFEYWHTGYYPRTWD, from the coding sequence ATGAAAGCATTAATGTCAGTCGGGGCACTGATTGGCGTCCTGGGACTGCTCATGTTGATCGGGATGATCTTCGGAGTCGTTCCCTCGAACACCGTCAGGCTCGTTGAGGGCTACATGCCCATGCAGGTGTTGAGCGAGCTGGCTGTTTTTGTGGCCGGTTTTGCTGGCCTGAGTTATCTGCTCAATTCAATGGGAATAGCTTTCCCGCGGTTTTGGCAGGGCGTACTGTTTTGGGTATTCGTTCAGACATATCTCAAGTTCCGTATATATCCGCCGATCCCCTTCAGCGTGCGTGCTATGTATGGGACCGTCTCGTTTGTGGCCGTATTTATGTGGGTTTCAGCCAACGAGGAGGATTGGAAGAAGTTTCGCCAACCTATCCTTAATGTGCTTGATGCCAACACGGGCTTTCACAAAGCTCTCCGCACCATGTATCTGATCCTCTTGCCCTTGCTCATCGGGGGATTCTCCTTTCTGACCATGAAGCCTAGCGTCGATGAGCCGATCGAGTTGCGAACGGTCCACCCGGCGCCTCCGGCTAGCACAAAGGTTCATGGTAAGACCTATACTCTGCAAACCTCGCAGAACCCTTACCGTGTCAATCTCGAGGGTAAGTATGATCAGGCCTACAGCAATAAGCTGATCGTTGAGCAGGGAATGGGACGGCTGATGGCTCCAAATGCCAACCCCTGGGATGAAAAGGCTGAAGGATATTTGAAGTATGTTCGGGAAGGCGGAGAAATCTTCTTCCAGAATTGTCACTTCTGCCACGGCGACAATCTGAACGGCCGTGGACTTCATGCGTTCGCGTTCAACCCGATCCCCGCGAATTTTACTGACCCGGGAACGATCGCGCAGTTGCAAGAGACATTCATTTTCTGGCGCGTCGCTAAGGGCGGAATTGGTTTGCCGAACGAAGGATTCCCTTGGGCATCCGTCATGCCGCCATGGGAACAGCACCTGACCACTGATGAAATTTGGAAGGTGATCTTGTTCGAATATTGGCACACGGGATACTATCCTCGGACATGGGACTAA
- a CDS encoding nitric oxide reductase has protein sequence MIELIKSALAMGWPALGLLVALMFYFKASISDPVANKRAVFKTFIGIIGAMLLFMAIANYKMNFFAESRLLPVSLVLITSMTFMMALYFTNISALLKIGGFMFFIAAALSGYGNWLPQVEGGFPPIEEKKDFSNMPQTELADEGEKIIFGGVGQNKVQGAIGKGQCPLCHAFHKGMLGERAPNLDGLPERAGTQIEDPKYHKGNPAARDFDQKEAFPGSGTAENAQEYIAESHSCPSCFVVAGYGVKGTNDKVSPMPSIHKPPISLSLPELAAVDTWLYVREGRDAPSFDEIVKSYEKFIPEADRPKPPTEGDAKPGASALMADGTEPVDQIFAKGQCVACHTIPGIAGATGTIGPKLVEGTNAPLRIKDKDYKGKAKSVPDYIMESIVEPSAYVVKGFPDNTMPKVFGQKLSAGALKKLVDYLSQVQEGKEPPKAS, from the coding sequence GTGATTGAACTCATTAAATCGGCCTTAGCTATGGGATGGCCAGCATTGGGGCTTCTCGTTGCCCTGATGTTCTATTTTAAGGCCTCCATTTCAGACCCTGTTGCAAATAAGCGTGCGGTCTTCAAGACGTTCATTGGGATCATCGGCGCGATGCTGCTGTTTATGGCAATCGCAAATTACAAGATGAATTTCTTCGCCGAGTCTCGGTTGTTGCCGGTTTCGCTTGTCTTAATCACATCCATGACCTTCATGATGGCCCTTTATTTTACGAATATCAGCGCATTGCTGAAAATCGGGGGCTTCATGTTTTTCATTGCTGCGGCGCTCTCTGGCTATGGGAATTGGCTGCCTCAGGTGGAAGGTGGATTTCCGCCCATCGAAGAGAAAAAAGACTTCAGCAATATGCCCCAGACCGAATTGGCTGACGAAGGGGAGAAGATTATTTTTGGCGGCGTCGGTCAGAACAAGGTTCAGGGTGCGATCGGAAAAGGTCAGTGCCCGTTGTGTCATGCTTTCCATAAAGGGATGCTGGGTGAGCGAGCGCCAAACCTTGATGGACTTCCCGAGCGCGCTGGAACTCAAATTGAAGATCCGAAGTACCATAAGGGTAACCCGGCGGCGCGCGATTTCGATCAGAAGGAGGCATTCCCAGGATCAGGAACCGCTGAAAACGCCCAGGAGTATATTGCCGAATCCCATTCATGCCCAAGCTGTTTCGTAGTTGCAGGTTATGGGGTGAAGGGTACGAATGACAAAGTCAGTCCTATGCCGTCCATTCACAAGCCGCCGATTTCATTATCATTGCCAGAGCTTGCTGCAGTAGACACGTGGCTCTATGTTCGAGAAGGTCGGGATGCGCCGAGCTTTGATGAAATTGTCAAGTCATACGAGAAATTTATTCCTGAGGCTGACCGTCCCAAGCCACCTACAGAGGGTGATGCGAAGCCTGGTGCTAGTGCCTTGATGGCTGATGGGACTGAGCCAGTCGACCAGATTTTTGCCAAAGGTCAGTGCGTGGCTTGCCATACGATTCCGGGGATCGCAGGGGCGACCGGAACGATCGGTCCGAAATTGGTCGAGGGCACTAATGCTCCCCTTCGAATTAAGGACAAAGATTACAAGGGCAAAGCGAAAAGTGTTCCTGACTACATCATGGAATCAATCGTTGAACCCAGCGCGTATGTTGTTAAGGGATTTCCCGATAATACCATGCCGAAAGTATTTGGCCAAAAGCTTAGCGCTGGCGCACTCAAGAAGCTTGTAGACTATCTGTCGCAGGTTCAGGAAGGTAAAGAGCCTCCCAAGGCTTCCTAA
- a CDS encoding SUMF1/EgtB/PvdO family nonheme iron enzyme gives MLETRFKVVFLLAVLFAASLPIIAILRGTISTPFEAESQHSEEDFASGAPDSSVAEQPLEEELVVIPAGPFIRGTSQGGFDEQPERKIYLDEFSIDRYEVTNGQYAAFVRATGHRKSGPPSRYAKNTGRMRGVNQPAVYVSWDDAKAYCEWRGRRLPTEAEWEKAMRGTDGRLWPWGNVEMPGGANWARINDGFEVAAPVGKVRSDASPYGVMDGAGNVMEWVEDWYLEGAYEAASDRNPESPEYGTYKVLRGAGYTSSGSDLRITARSKMMADFRDETIGFRCARSSAGNAFESAGVRSEKITGNQSSRGSETRPK, from the coding sequence ATGCTGGAAACGCGTTTCAAAGTGGTGTTTCTACTCGCGGTGCTGTTTGCCGCCAGTTTGCCTATCATCGCTATTCTCCGCGGAACGATTTCCACCCCTTTTGAGGCCGAGTCGCAACATTCGGAAGAGGATTTTGCGAGTGGTGCTCCAGACTCCTCCGTGGCGGAGCAGCCGTTGGAGGAAGAGCTTGTCGTCATTCCTGCCGGACCGTTCATTCGAGGAACGAGTCAGGGGGGATTCGATGAGCAGCCGGAGCGAAAAATCTATCTCGACGAGTTTTCCATCGATCGATACGAAGTGACCAATGGGCAGTATGCAGCTTTCGTGAGGGCTACCGGCCATCGCAAGTCAGGGCCACCTTCGCGATATGCGAAAAATACCGGTCGCATGCGAGGGGTCAATCAACCCGCGGTCTATGTCTCCTGGGATGATGCAAAAGCCTATTGCGAGTGGCGGGGGAGGCGTTTGCCGACTGAAGCTGAATGGGAGAAAGCCATGCGAGGGACTGACGGTCGACTATGGCCCTGGGGCAACGTGGAAATGCCGGGTGGCGCAAATTGGGCCCGTATCAACGATGGTTTTGAGGTCGCTGCCCCGGTGGGGAAAGTGCGAAGCGATGCCAGCCCCTATGGGGTGATGGACGGGGCAGGGAATGTGATGGAGTGGGTGGAGGATTGGTATCTCGAGGGGGCCTACGAGGCAGCTTCAGACCGGAATCCAGAAAGTCCCGAATACGGGACGTACAAAGTATTGAGGGGAGCGGGATACACGAGTTCAGGATCTGACCTGCGTATCACCGCTCGAAGCAAAATGATGGCGGACTTTCGTGACGAAACGATTGGGTTTCGTTGCGCCCGATCCAGTGCGGGCAATGCCTTTGAGTCTGCGGGCGTGAGGAGTGAGAAAATTACAGGAAATCAAAGTAGTAGAGGATCAGAAACACGGCCAAAATGA
- a CDS encoding SUMF1/EgtB/PvdO family nonheme iron enzyme yields the protein MENRGVLIGSIIFVFGSFILMIGGLVYESYKAKQMRQLALSIVTEAKPVAAPTAQDFSMYKTFIGDDGREMVQVSEGPFVMGSRDNDSDPDEKPEHQVYLKTYFLDKHEVTQDSYDRFLKMTKRVKRKIEVFEDDPAKLLKPEYPAIAVTWDDAEAYCKWAGKRLPTEAEWEKAARGEGKRRYAWGDEFVSGYANIDGTEDGFRYLAPPGSFESGRSPYGIYDMTGNVGEWVADAYDESFYRASPYRDPKGPDQGEQRIIRGGSWRETKRNVRSSKRFQAKPWRHDITVGFRCAKDIDADMAVK from the coding sequence ATGGAAAACCGAGGCGTACTCATCGGGTCGATTATTTTTGTGTTCGGGTCGTTCATTTTGATGATCGGGGGGTTGGTCTATGAATCGTATAAAGCCAAGCAGATGCGCCAATTGGCCCTCTCCATCGTGACGGAAGCCAAGCCTGTCGCCGCGCCGACAGCGCAGGATTTTTCTATGTATAAGACATTTATCGGAGATGATGGTCGGGAAATGGTGCAAGTCTCCGAGGGGCCGTTTGTGATGGGTAGCCGTGACAATGACAGTGATCCGGATGAAAAACCCGAGCACCAAGTCTATTTGAAGACCTATTTCCTGGATAAGCACGAAGTGACGCAGGATTCATATGATCGGTTTCTCAAGATGACGAAGCGGGTAAAGCGAAAAATCGAGGTCTTTGAAGACGATCCTGCCAAATTGCTCAAGCCTGAATATCCCGCAATAGCAGTGACATGGGATGACGCGGAAGCCTACTGCAAATGGGCCGGTAAACGGTTGCCCACTGAGGCCGAGTGGGAGAAGGCCGCTCGCGGCGAAGGGAAGCGCCGCTACGCGTGGGGTGATGAATTTGTTTCCGGATACGCAAACATCGACGGAACAGAAGATGGATTTCGTTACCTGGCTCCTCCCGGATCATTCGAATCCGGGCGCAGTCCGTACGGGATTTACGACATGACGGGGAACGTCGGCGAATGGGTTGCGGATGCGTATGACGAGAGTTTCTACAGGGCTTCGCCGTATCGGGATCCAAAGGGGCCGGACCAGGGCGAGCAGCGGATTATTCGCGGCGGTTCCTGGAGGGAAACGAAACGAAATGTGCGCTCGTCCAAGCGGTTTCAGGCGAAACCCTGGCGGCATGACATCACGGTTGGGTTTCGTTGCGCGAAGGACATTGATGCCGACATGGCCGTGAAGTAA